In a genomic window of Luoshenia tenuis:
- the murC gene encoding UDP-N-acetylmuramate--L-alanine ligase yields MQPSIIDFSGKRVHMIGIGGSSMSGLATILQNNNFIVTGSDMSASLACEKLTRQGVTVFIGHKAEQVDGADLVVYTAAIARDNPEYLRAQELDLPMMDRATLLGQIMDRYSRSIGVAGTHGKTTTTAMLATVLELAGADPTIHIGGELELIGGSVKSGKGDIFVTEACEYVKSFLTLHPTCAIVTNIEADHLDFFKDIEDIYSAFYAYTQLLPPDGLLIGCGDEERVVRLMAQAGRKAISYGFGRQNDYYATDIEFDDMGCAGFSIIHEGHSLGRVQLQVPGRHNVLDALAAFVAALQHGITVEAALSGLRAFAGANRRFQTIGTPCGVEVVQDYAHHPTEIRMLLETAARRKHNRLIAVFQPHTFTRTAALFNEFLTAFDQADEVIVTDIYAAREQNTIGITAQALCDALAQKGVNCRYIGPFAQIVSDIQGRWQPGDLVLVIGAGTVERVARMLCGKA; encoded by the coding sequence TTGCAGCCCAGTATAATCGATTTTTCAGGCAAGCGCGTCCATATGATCGGTATCGGCGGCAGCTCCATGAGCGGGCTGGCCACCATCCTTCAAAATAACAACTTTATCGTTACAGGCTCGGATATGAGCGCCTCGCTGGCGTGCGAAAAGCTGACTCGCCAGGGCGTCACCGTCTTTATCGGCCACAAGGCCGAGCAGGTGGACGGCGCGGACCTTGTGGTCTACACCGCCGCCATCGCCCGGGATAACCCGGAGTACCTGCGCGCCCAGGAGCTGGACCTGCCCATGATGGACCGGGCTACGCTGCTGGGGCAGATCATGGACCGCTACAGCCGTTCCATCGGGGTGGCGGGCACCCATGGCAAGACCACCACCACCGCCATGCTGGCCACCGTTTTAGAGCTGGCCGGGGCCGACCCCACCATCCATATCGGCGGGGAGCTGGAGCTGATCGGCGGCAGCGTCAAATCCGGCAAGGGGGATATCTTCGTTACGGAGGCCTGCGAGTACGTCAAAAGCTTCCTCACGCTGCACCCCACCTGCGCCATCGTCACCAACATCGAGGCGGATCATCTGGACTTTTTTAAGGACATCGAGGATATTTACAGCGCCTTTTACGCCTATACCCAGCTGCTGCCGCCCGACGGGCTGCTGATCGGCTGCGGGGATGAAGAGCGGGTCGTCCGCCTGATGGCGCAGGCCGGGCGCAAGGCCATCTCCTACGGCTTTGGCCGGCAAAACGACTATTATGCTACCGACATTGAATTTGACGATATGGGCTGCGCGGGCTTTTCCATCATCCATGAGGGTCATTCTTTGGGCCGCGTACAGCTGCAGGTGCCCGGCCGGCACAACGTACTGGACGCACTGGCCGCCTTTGTGGCCGCCCTGCAGCACGGTATCACGGTGGAGGCCGCGCTTAGCGGGCTGCGGGCCTTTGCCGGGGCTAACCGCCGCTTCCAGACCATCGGCACGCCCTGCGGGGTCGAAGTGGTGCAGGATTATGCCCACCATCCCACCGAGATCCGCATGCTGTTGGAGACCGCCGCGCGCCGCAAGCATAACCGGCTGATCGCGGTATTTCAGCCTCACACCTTTACCCGCACGGCCGCGCTGTTTAACGAATTTTTAACGGCCTTTGACCAGGCCGACGAGGTGATCGTCACCGATATTTACGCCGCGCGCGAGCAGAACACCATTGGCATCACCGCCCAGGCCCTGTGCGACGCGCTGGCCCAAAAGGGCGTAAACTGCCGCTACATCGGCCCCTTTGCGCAGATCGTATCCGACATCCAGGGCCGCTGGCAGCCCGGGGATCTGGTACTGGTCATTGGCGCGGGCACGGTAGAGCGGGTGGCCCGCATGCTCTGCGGCAAGGCGTAA
- the purR gene encoding pur operon repressor, with the protein MEKVKRNERIGALIKILTEAPNRIFTLSYFSEMFGAAKSTISEDIDIVRDIFKKYGLGEMETVTGAAGGVKYLPVPARDKALAFTNEMALRLCAPDRILPGGYLYMGDVLSTPGHIERMGEILAAQFYRNSPDFVLTCETMGVPVAMMCARVLNVPMIIARRNRGAGVAEGSVITINYVSASSKRLQTMTLPKRLVGSGQRALIIDDFMKGGGTAKGMIDMMKEFAVTVVGVGVVMATALPQHKLVDNYKSLLVLDEIDEARSLVKVSPAAWLTNF; encoded by the coding sequence GTGGAAAAGGTCAAGCGGAACGAGCGCATCGGCGCGCTGATCAAGATTTTGACGGAGGCCCCCAACAGGATATTTACCCTTTCTTATTTCAGCGAGATGTTTGGCGCGGCAAAATCCACCATCAGCGAGGATATCGATATCGTTCGGGATATCTTTAAAAAATACGGGCTGGGCGAGATGGAAACGGTGACCGGGGCTGCCGGCGGGGTCAAGTACCTGCCGGTGCCGGCGCGGGACAAGGCACTGGCCTTTACAAACGAGATGGCCCTGCGGCTGTGCGCGCCGGACCGCATCCTGCCCGGGGGCTACCTTTATATGGGGGATGTGCTCTCCACGCCCGGGCATATCGAGCGGATGGGCGAGATACTGGCGGCCCAGTTTTACCGCAACAGCCCGGATTTTGTGCTGACCTGCGAGACCATGGGGGTGCCGGTGGCCATGATGTGCGCCCGGGTACTCAACGTGCCCATGATCATCGCCCGCCGCAACCGGGGCGCGGGGGTGGCCGAGGGCTCGGTCATCACCATCAACTACGTTTCCGCCTCCTCCAAGCGCCTGCAGACCATGACACTGCCCAAGCGCCTGGTGGGCAGCGGCCAGCGCGCGCTGATCATCGACGATTTTATGAAGGGCGGCGGCACCGCCAAGGGCATGATCGATATGATGAAGGAGTTCGCCGTCACCGTGGTGGGCGTGGGCGTGGTCATGGCCACGGCTCTGCCGCAGCACAAGCTGGTAGATAATTATAAATCCTTGTTGGTGCTCGACGAGATCGACGAGGCGCGCAGCCTGGTCAAGGTCAGCCCGGCGGCCTGGTTGACAAATTTTTAG
- the spoVG gene encoding septation regulator SpoVG: MNITDIRVREVQTDSKMKAVASITFDNSFVVHDIKIVEGQEGMFIAMPSRKLSDGSFRDIAHPINTSARAELQQLILDKYQQLKTPQS, translated from the coding sequence ATGAACATTACGGACATTCGTGTGAGAGAAGTACAGACTGACAGCAAGATGAAGGCCGTTGCATCCATTACGTTTGACAACAGCTTCGTCGTGCACGACATCAAGATCGTAGAAGGACAGGAAGGGATGTTTATCGCCATGCCCAGCCGAAAGCTTTCCGATGGAAGCTTCCGCGACATTGCACACCCGATCAACACCTCCGCGCGGGCGGAACTGCAACAGCTGATTCTGGATAAGTACCAGCAGCTTAAAACGCCCCAATCCTAA
- the glmU gene encoding bifunctional UDP-N-acetylglucosamine diphosphorylase/glucosamine-1-phosphate N-acetyltransferase GlmU, which produces MDVKTLIMAAGAGTRMKSELPKVLHKVCGRSLVEWVLCAAGEVSDEKPVAIIGHGAEQVRAHLEGRAQFAVQAERKGTGHAVMMARDYIADGKGYTLILAGDMPLIGGETLRALCQQTQDAGAAVTLLTAKLSDPTGYGRVLRDGEGNVKGIVEQKDATPEQLAVCEVNASVYCFETEKLLWALNRIDDNNAQHEYYLTDTIGLLVADGQKVAAYCTDDFTQCMGVNTRAQLAEAGEILRRRINHAWMVAGVTILDPNATYIDAQVRIGVDTVIYPGNILEGETVIGSGCTLLQNNRISGSRVGDGAQVQSSVLLDCAVGAHTQVGPFAYLRPKANVGQGCRVGDFVELKNANIGDGTKISHLTYVGDSDVGERVNLGCGVVFVNYDGQVKQRCTVGNDAFIGCNVNLVAPVKVEDGAYIAAGSTITEDVPGDALAIARCRQTVKAGWAAQKRQARKK; this is translated from the coding sequence ATGGACGTTAAAACGTTGATCATGGCCGCTGGCGCGGGCACGCGCATGAAGAGCGAGCTGCCCAAGGTGCTGCACAAGGTGTGCGGCCGCAGCCTGGTGGAGTGGGTACTGTGCGCCGCGGGCGAGGTTTCGGATGAAAAGCCGGTGGCGATTATCGGCCACGGGGCCGAGCAGGTGCGTGCGCACCTGGAGGGCCGGGCCCAGTTCGCGGTGCAGGCCGAGCGCAAGGGCACCGGCCACGCGGTGATGATGGCGCGGGATTATATTGCCGACGGCAAGGGCTATACCCTGATCCTGGCGGGGGACATGCCCCTGATCGGCGGGGAGACGCTGCGGGCGCTCTGCCAGCAGACGCAGGACGCCGGCGCGGCGGTGACGCTGCTGACGGCTAAGCTTTCTGACCCCACCGGCTATGGCCGCGTGCTGCGGGATGGCGAAGGGAACGTGAAGGGCATCGTCGAACAGAAGGACGCGACCCCCGAGCAGCTGGCAGTATGCGAGGTCAACGCCTCGGTCTATTGCTTTGAGACCGAAAAACTGCTCTGGGCGCTGAACCGGATCGACGATAACAATGCCCAGCACGAGTATTACCTGACCGATACCATCGGCCTTTTGGTGGCGGATGGGCAAAAGGTGGCGGCCTATTGTACAGATGACTTTACCCAGTGCATGGGCGTCAACACCCGGGCCCAGCTGGCCGAGGCCGGGGAGATCTTGCGCCGGCGCATCAACCATGCCTGGATGGTTGCGGGCGTGACCATTCTCGACCCCAACGCCACCTATATCGACGCGCAGGTGCGCATCGGCGTGGACACGGTGATCTATCCGGGCAATATCCTGGAGGGGGAGACCGTGATCGGCAGCGGCTGCACGCTGCTGCAAAATAACCGCATTTCCGGCAGCCGCGTGGGCGACGGCGCGCAGGTTCAGTCCTCCGTGCTGCTGGACTGCGCCGTGGGCGCGCACACCCAGGTGGGGCCCTTTGCCTACCTGCGGCCCAAGGCCAACGTGGGGCAGGGCTGCCGCGTGGGCGATTTTGTGGAGCTGAAAAACGCCAATATCGGCGATGGTACCAAGATCAGCCACCTGACGTACGTGGGGGACAGCGACGTGGGCGAGCGGGTCAACCTGGGGTGCGGGGTGGTGTTCGTCAATTACGATGGACAGGTCAAACAGCGCTGCACCGTGGGGAACGACGCCTTTATCGGCTGCAACGTCAACCTGGTCGCCCCGGTCAAGGTGGAAGATGGGGCGTATATCGCCGCGGGTTCCACCATCACCGAGGATGTGCCCGGGGACGCGCTGGCCATCGCCCGCTGCCGCCAGACGGTAAAAGCGGGTTGGGCCGCGCAAAAGCGGCAGGCGCGCAAAAAATAA
- a CDS encoding ribose-phosphate diphosphokinase, with amino-acid sequence MITHGKNIVVFSGNSNPGMAADIARLLDRPLGESKVGRFSDGEISVNIGQTVRGMDVFLVQSTCTPVNENLMELLIMIDAFRRASAGRITAVIPYFGYARQDRKTKPRDPITAKLVADLITAAGADRVLTMDLHAAQIQGFFDIPVDHLRGAPALAAYYVEKGYAGEDLVVVSPDLGSVTRARNFANRLGARLAIVDKRRPRPNVSEVMNIIGEVKGCRAILVDDLLDTGGTLVKAAEALMKMGAKEVSACCTHGVLSGEAVSRIAASPLRELVITDTVPLGDKHCDKIVVLSVASVFSQAIERIYNDLPVSTLYE; translated from the coding sequence ATGATCACACACGGCAAGAATATCGTCGTCTTTTCCGGCAACAGCAACCCCGGCATGGCCGCGGATATCGCGCGCCTGCTGGATCGGCCGCTGGGCGAGAGCAAGGTGGGCCGCTTTTCCGATGGGGAGATCAGCGTGAACATCGGCCAGACGGTGCGGGGAATGGACGTGTTTTTGGTCCAGTCCACCTGCACGCCGGTCAACGAGAACCTGATGGAATTGTTGATCATGATCGACGCATTTCGCCGCGCCTCCGCCGGGCGGATCACCGCGGTGATCCCCTACTTTGGCTATGCCCGGCAGGACCGCAAGACTAAGCCCCGGGACCCGATCACCGCTAAATTAGTGGCCGATTTGATCACCGCCGCGGGGGCGGACCGGGTGCTGACCATGGACCTGCACGCCGCCCAGATCCAGGGCTTTTTCGATATCCCGGTGGATCACCTGCGCGGGGCGCCGGCCCTGGCCGCCTACTATGTAGAAAAGGGCTATGCCGGGGAGGACCTGGTGGTGGTCTCGCCGGACTTAGGCTCGGTCACCCGGGCGCGCAACTTTGCTAACCGCCTGGGCGCGCGGCTGGCTATCGTGGATAAGCGGCGGCCCCGGCCCAACGTCAGCGAGGTGATGAACATCATCGGCGAGGTCAAGGGCTGCCGGGCGATCCTGGTGGACGACCTGCTGGATACCGGCGGCACCCTGGTCAAGGCGGCGGAGGCGCTGATGAAGATGGGCGCCAAAGAGGTATCGGCCTGCTGTACCCACGGGGTGCTCAGCGGGGAGGCCGTTTCCCGCATTGCTGCTTCCCCTCTGCGGGAGTTGGTGATTACCGATACCGTGCCGCTTGGCGATAAGCACTGCGATAAGATCGTGGTGCTGTCGGTGGCATCGGTATTCTCCCAGGCCATCGAGCGTATTTATAACGACCTGCCGGTCTCTACCCTTTACGAGTAG
- a CDS encoding HAD family hydrolase yields the protein MIKAFLFDLDGTLLPMEVDRFLKLYLGDLGQALAPHFPGEQLVEPVVKATYDMIAQPQDGMTNEQGFIAAFTRRTGREWAAYEGPLNDYYAGRFPKLGVHFPPHPMVAGIVKKLKDAGKTLVVATNPVFPDAALRARVCWTGLDPADFAFITTYENSHAAKPHAAYYEEIMAKLGLEPGQCCMVGNDIGEDMLAPMALGMHTFFLNEQPLGDWGEVTPCRGGGYAELDRFIDEVLEAE from the coding sequence ATGATCAAGGCATTTTTATTTGACCTGGACGGGACACTTTTGCCCATGGAGGTAGACCGGTTCTTAAAACTCTATCTGGGGGATTTAGGGCAGGCACTGGCGCCGCACTTCCCGGGCGAGCAGCTGGTGGAGCCGGTGGTCAAGGCCACCTATGATATGATCGCCCAGCCCCAGGATGGGATGACCAACGAGCAGGGCTTTATTGCCGCCTTTACCCGCCGCACAGGCCGGGAATGGGCGGCCTACGAGGGCCCGCTGAACGATTATTACGCGGGGCGCTTCCCCAAGCTGGGGGTGCACTTCCCGCCCCACCCGATGGTAGCGGGCATCGTCAAAAAACTCAAGGACGCGGGCAAGACGCTGGTGGTGGCCACCAACCCGGTTTTTCCGGACGCGGCGCTGCGCGCCCGCGTATGCTGGACGGGGCTGGATCCGGCGGACTTTGCCTTTATCACCACCTATGAAAACAGCCACGCCGCTAAGCCCCACGCGGCCTATTATGAGGAGATCATGGCCAAGCTGGGGCTGGAGCCGGGGCAGTGCTGCATGGTGGGCAACGATATCGGCGAGGATATGCTTGCTCCCATGGCCCTTGGGATGCACACCTTCTTTTTGAACGAGCAGCCTTTGGGCGACTGGGGCGAGGTGACGCCCTGCCGCGGGGGCGGCTATGCGGAGCTGGACCGCTTTATCGACGAAGTACTGGAGGCGGAATAA
- the pth gene encoding aminoacyl-tRNA hydrolase, with protein sequence MPLPWQRSKQDVYLIAGLGNPGVKYARTRHNAGFEVVEKLSGLLRILPQRQKFDALLGEGRVGDKRVILAQPMTYMNESGRAICAIARFYKIPPERILVIYDDIDLPEGKVRIRAKGGPGTHNGMRSIVGALGTQNFPRVRIGVGAPPPQWNLVDYVLGGYPPASRAEMELAFAAGAEAARCFVENGIDIAMNRYNTR encoded by the coding sequence ATGCCGCTGCCATGGCAAAGGAGCAAACAGGACGTGTACCTGATCGCAGGCCTGGGCAACCCGGGCGTAAAATATGCCCGCACCCGGCACAACGCGGGCTTTGAGGTGGTGGAAAAGCTCTCGGGGCTGCTGCGTATCCTGCCCCAGCGCCAGAAGTTTGACGCGCTGCTGGGCGAGGGACGGGTGGGGGATAAGCGGGTGATCCTGGCCCAGCCCATGACCTATATGAACGAGAGCGGACGGGCGATATGCGCCATCGCCCGGTTTTATAAGATCCCGCCGGAGCGGATCCTGGTGATCTACGACGATATCGACCTGCCCGAGGGGAAGGTGCGCATCCGCGCCAAGGGCGGTCCGGGCACCCATAACGGCATGCGCTCCATCGTGGGGGCCCTGGGGACGCAGAACTTTCCCCGGGTGCGCATCGGCGTGGGCGCGCCGCCGCCCCAGTGGAATTTGGTGGATTACGTGCTGGGCGGCTATCCGCCCGCCAGCCGGGCGGAAATGGAGCTGGCCTTTGCCGCCGGCGCCGAGGCCGCGCGCTGTTTTGTGGAAAACGGCATCGATATTGCCATGAACCGCTATAATACCCGCTGA
- the mfd gene encoding transcription-repair coupling factor, which yields MPELSPLWRQPLEKQPEFLRLEQAYRAGRTPLMVYGLSEGQKAHVLCALEQERALVLVTHTLPQAHMLAADVAALSGRRTGVLPPREQQLFRAAAASRELSAQRIRTLYGWAAGEIDVLVAPVDALLQSVMPREEFAGHTLKINAGARLAQEELSALLVAAGYHREEMVEAPGQFALRGGIVDIFPMQEEWPSRIEFFDDEVDSIRTFDPDTQRSREKREALSVLPALEVIPGEAAWARAKAQLAAAVREGKRRQKRRFDQLQKERARDAFPEGESEGDAPDRDNGFIDAALRLEQLAKAMTEAVTAREPFQGMEHYLGLFYERPESLLAWRENVAVALDEPARIRERAQDVALTFAEMLTMQLEQGQALPAIAKGQLGYEQLLEEIALYKVVAFQGLVRAVPELHARETFQFLVRSVPAFPGRIELLAEEIRTWHAQQYSVLLLSGEKARGKHLQSALLDQGVEAVYVDGLERPAQGGETLILPIGLSHGFEYPEAKFAVIATGEVLSAPRQQKSTLRSRHAGKGQKIGSLFTDLKVGDYVVHELHGVGLYHGIQRITVEGKSRDYLDLSFAGGDKLFVPTDQMDRVQKYIGVDEGAAPKLSRIGGSEWKRTKKKVSQSVALLAEDLVALYAQRAQTPGYAFSPDTPWQREFEDNFPYQETADQLACIEEIKRDMESPRPMDRLLCGDVGYGKTEVAIRAAFKAVADSKQVAFLVPTTILAQQHYNTLVQRLGDLPVRCEVLSRFKTAAEQKDILRRLATGQVDIIVGTHRLLGKDVRFKDLGLLVVDEEQRFGVAHKEKIKKLKKNIDVLTLSATPIPRTLHMSMIGIRDLSVLENPPEERYPVQTYVIEYNEALVREAVNRELSRGGQVYMVYNRVAGIDRFAAHLRGLMPGVRIGVAHGQMPEGALEDVMMAFMNHEIDLLLCTTIIENGLDIPTTNTIIVCDSERLGLSQLYQLRGRVGRSNRLAYAYFTYRPDRIMSEVAEKRLRAIREFTEFGSGFKVAMRDLEIRGAGNLVGAQQHGHMAAVGYEMYVKLIEEAVQALGGGPKEEKRPETQVEARVDAFIPSNYIRGEAGRIAMYQRIAAIASREEMDDVIDEIIDRYGDPPEPVMGLLAVALARALATKMGAQKLSVKPGFATLLFYEDAKLDPQALFEVLGRYKGRAKLSAAVPPSLQLRGKDATAEALLEEMTRLMEEVLNCKTGPDSV from the coding sequence ATGCCAGAACTTTCGCCGCTGTGGCGGCAACCGCTGGAAAAGCAGCCGGAGTTTTTGCGGTTGGAGCAGGCCTACCGGGCGGGGCGCACGCCGCTGATGGTCTACGGCCTAAGCGAGGGACAAAAGGCCCACGTGCTGTGCGCCTTAGAGCAGGAGCGGGCGCTGGTGCTCGTCACCCACACCCTGCCCCAGGCCCATATGCTGGCCGCGGATGTGGCGGCCCTGTCCGGCCGGCGCACGGGCGTGCTGCCCCCGCGGGAGCAGCAGCTTTTCCGGGCGGCCGCTGCCTCACGGGAGCTGAGCGCCCAGCGCATCCGCACCCTGTACGGCTGGGCCGCCGGAGAGATCGACGTGCTGGTGGCCCCGGTAGATGCGCTGCTGCAAAGCGTGATGCCACGGGAGGAATTTGCCGGCCATACGCTGAAGATCAATGCCGGCGCGCGCCTGGCCCAGGAGGAGCTAAGCGCCCTTTTGGTGGCGGCGGGCTACCACCGGGAGGAGATGGTGGAGGCGCCGGGGCAGTTTGCCCTGCGCGGCGGCATTGTGGATATCTTCCCCATGCAGGAGGAGTGGCCCAGCCGCATCGAGTTTTTTGACGACGAGGTGGATTCCATCCGCACCTTTGACCCGGACACCCAGCGCTCCCGCGAAAAGCGGGAGGCACTTTCCGTGCTGCCCGCGCTGGAGGTGATCCCCGGGGAGGCGGCCTGGGCCAGGGCCAAAGCCCAGCTGGCCGCCGCCGTGCGGGAGGGCAAGCGCCGGCAAAAGCGGCGGTTTGACCAGCTGCAAAAAGAGCGGGCGCGGGACGCCTTCCCCGAGGGAGAGAGCGAAGGGGACGCGCCGGACCGGGATAACGGTTTTATCGACGCGGCCCTGCGATTGGAGCAGCTGGCCAAGGCCATGACGGAGGCCGTGACGGCCCGGGAGCCCTTCCAGGGGATGGAGCACTACCTGGGGTTGTTTTACGAGCGGCCCGAGAGCCTGCTCGCCTGGCGGGAGAACGTCGCCGTCGCCCTGGATGAGCCTGCCCGCATTCGCGAGCGGGCCCAGGATGTGGCGCTGACCTTTGCGGAAATGCTGACCATGCAGCTGGAGCAGGGGCAGGCCCTGCCCGCCATCGCCAAAGGGCAGCTGGGGTACGAGCAGCTGCTAGAGGAAATCGCCCTTTATAAGGTGGTGGCCTTTCAGGGCCTGGTGCGGGCCGTGCCGGAGCTGCACGCCCGGGAGACCTTCCAGTTTCTGGTGCGCTCGGTGCCCGCCTTCCCTGGCCGCATTGAACTTTTGGCCGAGGAGATACGCACCTGGCATGCCCAGCAGTACAGCGTCTTGCTGCTCTCGGGCGAAAAGGCCCGGGGCAAGCACCTGCAAAGCGCGCTGCTGGACCAGGGGGTGGAGGCCGTCTATGTGGATGGGCTGGAGCGGCCCGCGCAGGGCGGGGAGACCCTGATCCTCCCCATTGGCTTGAGCCACGGGTTCGAGTATCCGGAGGCGAAGTTTGCGGTGATCGCTACCGGCGAGGTGCTTTCCGCGCCCCGGCAGCAGAAAAGCACCCTGCGCAGCCGCCACGCGGGCAAGGGGCAAAAGATCGGCTCGCTGTTTACCGACCTGAAGGTGGGGGACTACGTGGTGCACGAGCTGCACGGCGTGGGGCTGTACCACGGCATCCAGCGCATTACGGTGGAGGGCAAGTCCCGGGATTATCTGGACTTGAGCTTTGCCGGCGGGGATAAGCTGTTTGTGCCCACGGACCAGATGGACCGGGTGCAAAAGTACATCGGCGTGGATGAGGGCGCGGCCCCCAAGCTCAGCCGCATCGGCGGGTCGGAGTGGAAGCGCACCAAAAAGAAGGTCTCCCAATCGGTCGCCCTGCTGGCCGAGGATTTGGTGGCCCTGTACGCCCAGCGGGCGCAGACCCCGGGTTACGCCTTTTCGCCGGATACGCCCTGGCAGCGCGAGTTTGAGGATAACTTCCCCTATCAGGAAACGGCGGATCAGCTGGCCTGCATCGAGGAGATCAAGCGGGATATGGAAAGCCCCCGGCCCATGGACCGGCTGCTGTGCGGGGACGTGGGCTACGGCAAGACCGAGGTGGCCATCCGCGCGGCCTTTAAGGCGGTGGCCGATTCCAAACAGGTGGCCTTTCTGGTGCCCACCACTATCCTGGCCCAGCAACACTACAACACCCTGGTGCAGCGCCTGGGAGATCTGCCGGTGCGCTGCGAGGTGCTAAGCCGGTTTAAGACCGCGGCCGAGCAAAAGGACATCCTGCGCCGGTTGGCAACGGGGCAGGTGGATATCATCGTGGGCACCCACCGCCTGCTGGGCAAGGATGTGCGCTTTAAAGACCTGGGGCTGCTGGTGGTGGACGAGGAGCAACGCTTTGGCGTGGCGCATAAGGAGAAGATCAAAAAACTTAAAAAGAATATCGACGTGCTCACCCTCTCGGCCACGCCCATCCCGCGCACGCTGCATATGTCCATGATCGGCATTCGCGATCTTTCGGTGCTGGAGAACCCGCCCGAGGAGCGGTATCCGGTGCAGACCTACGTCATAGAGTATAACGAGGCGCTGGTGCGCGAGGCGGTAAACCGGGAGCTCTCCCGGGGCGGGCAGGTATATATGGTCTATAACCGCGTGGCGGGGATCGACCGGTTCGCCGCCCATCTGCGGGGGCTGATGCCGGGGGTGCGCATCGGCGTAGCCCATGGGCAGATGCCCGAAGGGGCGCTGGAGGACGTGATGATGGCCTTTATGAACCATGAGATCGACCTTTTGCTGTGCACCACCATCATCGAAAACGGGCTGGACATCCCCACCACCAATACCATTATCGTGTGCGATTCCGAGCGATTGGGCTTAAGCCAGCTTTACCAGCTGCGCGGGCGGGTGGGCCGCTCCAACCGGCTGGCCTACGCCTACTTTACCTACCGGCCGGATCGGATCATGAGCGAGGTGGCCGAAAAGCGGCTGCGGGCCATCCGGGAGTTTACCGAATTCGGCTCGGGCTTTAAGGTCGCCATGCGGGATCTGGAGATCCGCGGCGCGGGCAACCTGGTGGGGGCCCAGCAGCACGGGCACATGGCCGCCGTGGGGTATGAGATGTACGTCAAGCTCATCGAGGAGGCCGTGCAGGCCCTGGGCGGCGGGCCCAAGGAGGAAAAACGGCCCGAGACCCAGGTGGAGGCTCGGGTGGACGCCTTTATTCCCTCCAACTATATCCGCGGCGAGGCCGGCCGCATCGCCATGTACCAGCGCATTGCCGCCATCGCCTCCCGGGAGGAGATGGACGACGTGATCGACGAGATCATCGACCGCTACGGCGACCCGCCCGAACCCGTGATGGGCCTGCTGGCGGTGGCCCTGGCCCGGGCGCTGGCCACCAAGATGGGCGCGCAGAAGCTCAGCGTCAAACCCGGCTTTGCCACGCTGCTGTTTTACGAGGATGCCAAGCTGGACCCCCAGGCCCTTTTTGAGGTGCTGGGGCGCTATAAGGGCCGCGCCAAGCTCAGCGCCGCGGTGCCCCCCTCGCTGCAGCTGCGGGGCAAGGATGCCACGGCCGAGGCGCTGCTAGAGGAGATGACGCGCCTGATGGAAGAAGTTTTGAATTGCAAAACCGGCCCGGATTCTGTATAA